The Triticum aestivum cultivar Chinese Spring chromosome 3A, IWGSC CS RefSeq v2.1, whole genome shotgun sequence genome includes a region encoding these proteins:
- the LOC123061121 gene encoding ERI1 exoribonuclease 2 has product MIDHQRAEEMQVNNEASPGCLKPNISQYNPQEHRGGIEGFPENNEKKNDSIAEDKVWGASPLPNQGFGRPFYRQEFYAWPHVYSDYQILRQPQPYGFDNQFYQINRDTCFPIERRVQFPLKMLPQGYPHDAQLQEFQYFVVIDFEATCDKENNPHPQEIIEFPSVLVNSATGQLEASFQTYVRPAYHQNLTDFCKELTGIQQIQVDRGVPLSEALLMHDKWLEDKGIKHKNFAVVTWSNWDCRVMLESECRFKRIRKPPYFDRWINLKVPFQEVYGGVRCNLKDAVQLAGLTWEGRAHCGLDDARNTARLLALLMHRGFKFSITNSLVWQQPSPLAITCQPSPSPDRSPDLTLLQQHKAKEMLGPHLHAHPYAGKAAGQVCFCGAPSRPNTVRKPGPMQGRHFYGCGNWTVTRRAICTFFAWAS; this is encoded by the exons ATGATTGATCACCAACGCGCAG AGGAAATGCAAGTTAATAACGAGGCATCTCCAGGGTGTCTCAAGCCAAATATTTCTCAGTATAACCCTCAAGAACATAGAGGTGGCATTGAAGGATTTCCTGAGAATAATGAAAAAAAGAATGATAGTATTGCAGAAGATAAAGTATGGGGGGCATCTCCTCTCCCAAATCAAGGATTTGGCAGACCCTTCTACCGCCAGGAATTTTATGCCTGGCCGCATGTTTATTCTGATTACCAAATCCTGCGGCAGCCACAACCTTATGGATTTGACAATCAGTTTTATCAGATAAATAGGGATACCTGTTTCCCCATTGAGAGAAGAGTTCAGTTCCCCTTGAAGATGCTCCCTCAAGGTTACCCTCATGATGCACAACTTCAGGAATTTCAATATTTTGTGGTTATTGACTTTGAAGCAACCTGTGACAAGGAGAATAATCCACATCCACAAGAGATCATTGAGTTTCCATCTGTCTTGGTTAACAGTGCAACGGGACAATTAGAAGCTTCCTTTCAAACATATGTTCGACCAGCATATCATCAAAATTTGACTGACTTCTGCAAGGAGCTTACCGGTATACAACAGATTCAG GTGGACAGAGGTGTACCTCTAAGTGAAGCCTTGCTCATGCATGATAAATGGTTAGAGGACAAAGGAATAAAGCACAAGAACTTCGCTGTTGTGACCTGGTCCAACTGGGATTGCCGTGTGATGCTGGAATCAGAATGCAGGTTCAAGAGAATCAGGAAGCCCCCTTATTTCGACAG GTGGATCAACTTGAAGGTCCCTTTCCAAGAAGTCTATGGGGGTGTTCGGTGCAACTTGAAGGATGCAGTTCAGTTGGCTGGTCTGACGTGGGAGGGTCGTGCCCACTGTGGGCTTGACGACGCTCGCAATACTGCTCGCCTCCTTGCGCTGTTGATGCACAGGGGATTCAAGTTCTCCATCACCAACTCGCTTGTGTGGCAGCAACCTTCCCCGCTGGCAATAACGTGCCAGCCATCCCCATCCCCTGACCGTTCTCCAGACCTCACCCTGTTGCAGCAGCACAAGGCAAAGGAGATGTTGGGACCTCATCTCCATGCTCACCCATATGCCGGCAAGGCCGCTGGACAGGTTTGCTTCTGTGGAGCGCCGAGCAGGCCGAACACTGTACGCAAACCGGGTCCGATGCAGGGAAGGCATTTCTATGGATGCGGCAACTGGACCGTCACGAGGCGGGCCATATGCACGTTCTTTGCATGGGCGTCGTGA